Below is a genomic region from Vibrio nitrifigilis.
ATGGAGCCAACCCTAACAAGCGATTAGCCGCTTTATTCGCCATCTGACTTTGATTGGATATCACCATGGTATAGCCAACACGATTTTGTTGAGCGGTAAGCTCTCGAAACGATACGAGTTGATTAGGATCGTACGATAATGGTGGAGCAGCAATAAACCACCCACGACGATCTTCGCGATAGATCGCACCTTCAGACTCCAGCAAAGAAAGGGCCTCACGCAGGGTAACGCGGGTTGTATTAAACGACTCCGCTAATTTACGTTCCGACGGCAATTTTTGCTGAGGCGATAAGGTGCCCGCTTCAATCTGATCCAAAATCGCTTGTTTGATTTTTACGTACTGCACCTTGCGCCTCTCGTTAAGAAAATCATGTAAGCCTATACGATGCTATGCAAGCAACATTGCTTGTAACTCATCAAGAGAACGTACTTCAAAATGAGCATTGATGCCTTCAGGGGCAGGCTCACCATTCACATTGAGCCAACAGGTTTCAACGCCAATGTTTAATCCACCTAAAATATCTGAATGAGGGTTATCCCCTACCATCAGCACTCGCTGCTTTTCAGGATTACCCATTTTATCTAACGCATGAGCAAAAATACGAGCATCAGGCTTTGCTACACCCACCTCTTCAGAAATAATCACATGTTCAAAATGAGGAATGAGGCCAGTTCGTTCTAAACGAATCGATTGTAAATCAGAGAAACCGTTGGTGATAATGCCTAACTTCACTTTACCATGCAGCGCGTCAAGTAAGCTTTGCGCACCAGGCAATAAACTGCAAATATCGGCCATCGCCGTCATATAAGAGCAGTTTAGCTCCTCAGGTGTCGTATCAAGCTGTGTTGCCCATTCAACAAAACGCGTACGCTTTAATTGCGCCGCGGTAATATCGCCATTTTGGTACGATACCCAAAGCGGTTGATTCACTTTTTGATAAGCTTGATAAGCCTCGTCCGTTAAGTCCATCCCTTTCCGTTCAAGCATCAATGTTAATCCACGACGACCATCAAAATGAAAGAGTGTCTCGTCTGCGTCAAAAAGTATCCAATCGTACTGCATGTTTCTCTCCTCAATGTTTCCCTGCTAGTTTATACTGTTTCCCACAAACACTTAACCCATTGGTTAAGAAACTTTTTGTTTCCAAAACATCAACAATTTTACTGGGACACACAGCAAGACTTTATCTTTCCTAACTAACTGGACACACATACCAGTATGCGGGACACACACGGTTAAAGTTAGATAAATTTCACATCCATATAGAGGTATTCATGTTCAACAACTTTCCATCTATCCCCATATTTGTCGCCGTTGTTGAATGTGGAAGTTTCTCGCGTGCGGCCGAAAAACTAAATCTAACCAAATCCGCAGTAAGTAAACGTATCAATCACTTAGAAGATGAGTTAGGCATAAGGTTAATTCAAAGAACGACCCGCCATATTAGTTTGACAGAAGCTGGCGAACGATATTATGAACATGTTTCAAAAGCGCTTAACTTTGCTCAGCAAGGCGTTGATGCCGTCGCTGAACTACAGGGAGAGCCCAAAGGTAAACTGAGGATTACAGCCCCGATGTCGTTTGGTGTACGTCACGTAGCGCCATTCATCACCGAGTTTTTAGCACAATATCCGCATATTGAATTGGATCTGCAACTAGAAGATCGCATGGTAGACATGGTTGCTGAAGGATACGATTTAGCTATCCGGATCGGTCATTTAGCCGATTCAAATTTGATTGCTAAAAGATTAACAGATTGCCACAGCGTACTGTGCGCATCACCCGAATATCTGAAAAATCATAAAGTTCCAGAACAACCTTCTGATTTAATGGCACACAACTGCATAAAATACACGTATTTTAGAGGTGGTAACGACTGGACTTTTCTGCGTGAGCAACAAGAGTTTAAAGTATTACCGAAAGGGAATATGACGGTCAATAATAGTGAAGCGATCCGGCGTACACTGCTATCCGGCCTCGGTATTGGCCAACTTCCCACTTTTATCGTTGGCAAAGATATTCAAGCGGAGAAACTGGTATCGATCATGAACCACTACGATCTACCTAAACACGCGGTTTATGCCGTTTATCCGCAGCGTAAGCACTTACCACAAAAAGTCAGATTATTTGTTGATTTTATTGCTAAACAATACGGTACTCCCTCTCCATATTGGGATAATGGTGTATTTTAGCTAATCTCGAACGCAGCTAAACGCTTTCTATTTAATTGCAATTTGGCGTCATTTATTCGTGCTTTAGTTCCGATCCAATTTCTTACTTTATCTTCTAACTGAGTTGCGAGAGACAAGCATTCGCTCGGCTCCAGAGCCAGTCGTTGCAAAATGGGTGGCTCTGCATTATCGATAAACCCTTTTCCACTCACTTTTAACTGCTTACCAACCCAATCCACCAGCTCAAGGTAATCCCTTAATAGAAATGGAATTCCTCCTACCGATTTGGGTTTATTCCCGATAAAAGCAGCTAAGTTAGGTGGCGTCTTATTATTTTTTGCTAATTGTTTTAATCTCATATAAACAGAGGTATAACGTGAGTTTTCAGGTTTAGTGGCAATATTGGCGCGAATGGGGTTAAGGTCAACATATGCCATTGCGCTAATGAGCGCTTTTTCATCGAGTAGAGCTTGAGACTTGAAACGTCCTTCCCAAAAGCGCCCCGTACAGTCGTCTTCCTTATTTGCCTGCACAGCAATATGATGATTGAGCTCTTTCATAAACCAACTTAGTGAATATAGGCGCTCACGCCACGTCTTAATGATTTTGAGGCACTGTTTTCGTTCAGATTGATTCGTATTGTTATCTTCTATAAATCGATAAATTTGTAATGGCATTTTATGTAAAGAACACCATCTATCAATCACCTCACGATCACTTAGTTTAGCGGCAGACTCTTTGTTTACATGAACCACAAGATGGTAGTGATTACTCATAACCGAATAGGAGCAAATATCAATGCAATATACTGCAGCCAGCGACAACATTTTCTGTTCCACCCATGCTCTACGATGTTCATAAGATTTTCCTGACAATTGATCATACCCACAAAGGTAAGAGCGCCTGACACATCGAGATACACAATGGTAGTAAGGTGTCACCTCTGGGCAGAGTAACTTTGAACGCGCCGTTGCCATTCCAATTCCTCATCTTTTCAATAATTAAATCATGATGACAATGGGGTTATAGTCCAAACTTATACGACAAAACTTACGAGTAATTTCACAGCTAACCCAACTTTTTTAGCACTTTTAAAACGTGTGTGTCCGATAACAAAATGCCTTTAAAAGCACACGAGATTAATGTGTGTCCAATTTAGAAATGGTGTGTGTCCCATTTGAGGATTTTCTAATTTTTGGTGCGGTGCTATGTTGTTAGGTAGATGTATGTATTAACTGACTATGGAAAAGATTCAACCTCTACCCCTTTTCCTACCTAGTCTGACTGTATAAAATGCCTGATTTTTTAAAGCGTTGCCGTATAACGTTTACCAACAGACTCAGCGTTCTTATAACGTTGAGTGCTTACTAACAAACAAAAAGGAGTGAACCCATGAAAAAAGTCGCAGTAATTCTCAGTGGTTGCGGTGTATTCGATGGCGCAGAGATCCAAGAATCAGTACTAACCCTTCTTGCGATAGAGCGTAATAATGCGACTTGGCAATGTTTCGCCCCAGATGTAGAGCAAATGCATGTGATAAACCACGCGACAGGCGAAGAAATGCCAGAAAAGCGTAATGTGTTGGTCGAGTCAGCGCGAATCTGCCGTGGCAACATCAAAGACGTGGCGACATTGAAAGCAGCTGATTATGATGCGCTCGTCATTCCAGGTGGTTTTGGCGTGGCAAAGAATGTTACCGATTTTGCAGTTAAAGGTGCCGAGTGTAGCATCAACACTCATGTTGCTGGCGCGTGCCGTGCCTTTGCAAAAGCAGGCAAACCCGCTGGTTACCTGTGTATTGCCCCACACATTATTCCCATGATTTACGAAAATGGCGTTGAAGGCACAATTGGTAACGATGCAGATACTGCTGCAGCATTTAATCAACTAGGCGGTCAACACGTAAACTGCCCTGTTGATGATTTTGTCTACGATCAAGAACACCATGTTCTATCTACACCCGCTTATATGTTGGCCGAAAATGTATCCCAAGCAGCGTCCGGCATCGACAAATTGATCAACAAATTGATCTCATTAGCTTAATATTTTAGCGATTGGAAATAAGAATAATTCTCTTCTAAACCCCGTAAACACGGGGTTTACTGTTAAATTTTGTGTCTAACTTGCAACAATTGTGAAATTTAACATTACAACATTAGCACTTTATTTCTTAACAATTTAATCAAAAAACAATAATTGTCCGTTATTTAACCAGTAGAATTCATAAAACAATACATATCATAGGGGTTATTGTGTGATCCGCATCATGAACAAGAAGCAATTTTAACGTGCTTCAAGCATTCTTGCTCTAGATCAAACACCCTCAACAACATTCTGTGCAAATCTATAGCCAGATATTTTGAACATGATTATTTATTGGAGTTGACTCATGGCGAGTGCATTTTTTATTCCTACTGTAAACTTAATGGGCGCAGGCTGTCTTGTAGACGCTGCTGATGCAATTAAATCTAAAGGTTTCAAAAAAGGGTTAATCGTAAGTGACGCGATTCTTAACAAAATCGGCGTTGTAAAAGAAGTGTCTGATCTTCTAACTGAACGTGACGTTCAAACTGTTGTTTACGATGGTACTCATCCAAACCCAACAGTGACTAACGTAAACGAAGGTCTTGCAATTCTTAAAGAAAACCAATGTGATTTCGTTATCTCTCTAGGCGGTGGTTCTCCACACGACTGTGCTAAAGGTATCGCTCTTTTAGCCTCTAACGGCGGCGAAATCGCAGATTACGAAGGTGTTGACCGTTCTCCAAAAGAAATGCTTCCTCTGATTTCTATCAACACTACTGCAGGTACTGCGTCTGAAATGACTCGTTTCTGCATCATCACTGATGAAGTTCGTCACAT
It encodes:
- the yjjG gene encoding pyrimidine 5'-nucleotidase — its product is MQYDWILFDADETLFHFDGRRGLTLMLERKGMDLTDEAYQAYQKVNQPLWVSYQNGDITAAQLKRTRFVEWATQLDTTPEELNCSYMTAMADICSLLPGAQSLLDALHGKVKLGIITNGFSDLQSIRLERTGLIPHFEHVIISEEVGVAKPDARIFAHALDKMGNPEKQRVLMVGDNPHSDILGGLNIGVETCWLNVNGEPAPEGINAHFEVRSLDELQAMLLA
- a CDS encoding LysR family transcriptional regulator, with the protein product MFNNFPSIPIFVAVVECGSFSRAAEKLNLTKSAVSKRINHLEDELGIRLIQRTTRHISLTEAGERYYEHVSKALNFAQQGVDAVAELQGEPKGKLRITAPMSFGVRHVAPFITEFLAQYPHIELDLQLEDRMVDMVAEGYDLAIRIGHLADSNLIAKRLTDCHSVLCASPEYLKNHKVPEQPSDLMAHNCIKYTYFRGGNDWTFLREQQEFKVLPKGNMTVNNSEAIRRTLLSGLGIGQLPTFIVGKDIQAEKLVSIMNHYDLPKHAVYAVYPQRKHLPQKVRLFVDFIAKQYGTPSPYWDNGVF
- a CDS encoding transposase, coding for MATARSKLLCPEVTPYYHCVSRCVRRSYLCGYDQLSGKSYEHRRAWVEQKMLSLAAVYCIDICSYSVMSNHYHLVVHVNKESAAKLSDREVIDRWCSLHKMPLQIYRFIEDNNTNQSERKQCLKIIKTWRERLYSLSWFMKELNHHIAVQANKEDDCTGRFWEGRFKSQALLDEKALISAMAYVDLNPIRANIATKPENSRYTSVYMRLKQLAKNNKTPPNLAAFIGNKPKSVGGIPFLLRDYLELVDWVGKQLKVSGKGFIDNAEPPILQRLALEPSECLSLATQLEDKVRNWIGTKARINDAKLQLNRKRLAAFEIS
- the elbB gene encoding isoprenoid biosynthesis glyoxalase ElbB produces the protein MKKVAVILSGCGVFDGAEIQESVLTLLAIERNNATWQCFAPDVEQMHVINHATGEEMPEKRNVLVESARICRGNIKDVATLKAADYDALVIPGGFGVAKNVTDFAVKGAECSINTHVAGACRAFAKAGKPAGYLCIAPHIIPMIYENGVEGTIGNDADTAAAFNQLGGQHVNCPVDDFVYDQEHHVLSTPAYMLAENVSQAASGIDKLINKLISLA